GTGACACTGTTAGGCCAAGATGGCCGCGATCGCATTACTGCTGATGACTGGGCCACCACATTAGGCACAATTTCTTGGGAGATCCTGTGTGGTTTCAAGCATCGTTTGCCACGGATAGCTGTCGGACAAAGTTATTCTTCAGAACAGCAACTGTTGTCGTAGTTTTCTGGGGCATTACCAAAACCCTGGCAAATCCTGCTGGGGTAACTCGCGGTTGCCAAACTTAGAAGGGGGGCGATCGCTGCTCCAAGCCCACCAAGCAAAGCCGCACTGACACAGGTAAAACTCTTGCCATTTGCGGCGATGGTTTTCTGTAAACACAGGCGATCGACGATTAATCCAAACTTGTTGGGCTTCTAGGCTGGGTGCGTGACAGTGGGGGCAATGAAATTCATGGGCGTGAATAGCTGATTGAGTCCAGTCAGGCGAAATTGGATCGAAAGCGTCCATGCCAAGAGTTACTGAAATTAACTGTCTATTATTAGCGCGATCACAGGGTGTTTACCAGGGGCACCTCACTTCGATAGTTCAAGTGCGGTAAATCTTAAGGTTTTAAGAAATTCCAGCCTTAACAGTCCTGCTTAAGGTTTCACTAGAACCGGAGTGCTATTTTTTATTGCCTTCCGGGCAACTTGATCAGTGGGTCGTGATATTCCTGTCAAGGCAGTGGTTCTTGTTAACCGAAAAGACTTTAACTGACAAACCTGCACCATCAGCCAATTTACTAAGCTTATGAGCTACCTCAATTTACTTTCTTTCCTTGGTATTTTTGGTCTTTGTGCGGTCGCCTGGTTATTTTCGGAGAATCGCAGCTTACGAGTTTTTCCGTGGCGAGTTGTGGTGTCGGGCATTTTGCTGCAACTCATTCTCGGTGCATTAGTATTTTTATTTCCACCCACTAGAGCCGCGCTCCAAGGATTTAGCAATTTGCTAGATGGGGTATTTTTGGCCGCAGATACGGGCGCGAACTTTGTGTTTGGCAAGAATCTCGTCCCCCTGCCAGATCGACCTGCGGATGTCAACTTAGGCTATATTTTTGCCTTTCGGGCTTTGCCAACAGTCATCTTCTTTTCTGGTTTAATGGCCTTGCTCTACAGCATTGGGGTCATTCAAGTTATTACTAATATCTTTGCCAAGGTGTTTTACGCCACCATGCGTCTGAGTGGAGCGGAAGCACTCAGCGGGGCTGCCAATATTTTTGTCGGCATTGAAGCGGCGATTGTCGTGAAGCCTTATTTGCCGAAGATGACTCGCAGTGAACTCTGCGCCATTCTGTCTTGTTGTTTTGGCACTGCTGCTTCCTCAACCCTAGCTATTTATGTCAGTTTTCTGCGACCTGTGTTTCCTAATATTTTGGGACACCTGGTTTCAGCGTCTATTATTGCGATTCCTGCCTGTTTTGTTTTATCAAAAATTTTAGTACCAGAAACTGAAGTTCCTTTAACGGCGGGTGGCATCCCGATGGAATCCAAAGCCACAACTCGTAGGGAAGCAGCGGTTGTAGAGTCAGATTTTGAGGACGCGCCCAAGCATGAAACCGTAGGCGGAGAGCCAATCGAGCGTGTTAGCCCAATGGACGCGGCCATTGTGGGGGCGTTGGATGGGGTCAAAATGGCGGTGGCGATCGCTGCTGTGCTGATCCTAATCTTAGGTTTGGTCTCCTTAATTAACCAGATTTTTAGAGCTTTAGCTGCGATTCCTGGCCCCATTGGGGATATTTTTAGCGTCATCACGTTGGCTAATATTGAGGGTGCCCTCTTTTTACCCCTCACCTTTTTGACTGGAGTCTCCTTGGATTGGAACGAACTGTGGGCATCCTCGGTGATTATCGGCCGCAGACTCCTAGAAACGGCGATTCCTCCTTATCAAGCCTTGGCTACGGCAGCAGCTTTGCCAGGGGCAGAACGAGTCATTAGCGATCGCGCCGTTCTGATTATCAGCTACGCCCTATCTGGCTTTGCTCACTTAGCTTCAGTAGGAATCTTTGTGGGAGGCACGATCGCCCTGATTCCGTCTCGCCGCAAAGATATTTCAGAACTGGGTTGGAAGGCTTTATTTGTCGGCACTTTGGCGACGATGATGATTGCGGCAGTCGCAGGTGTGTTTTACCAAGAAGGCAATGCCAGCATCTTAGGCGACCAACCTCCCGCTCAGATTACCCCAGCCGTAACTCCTGCTGCTTCCCCCACTGCTTCCCCCACTAGCCCTGCGACTACTGTGGCCCCTGGTAGCCCCGCCGCAACTACCGCACCCACCATTGCGCCAGCCACCATCCCGCCGACAGCACCAGCCACAGCTAGTCCTAGAGTCCAGGTCACGCCCCAAACTACGCCGACTGCTACGACTGCACCCACGACAGCCCCAACAGCCGCACCCATAGTCGCACCCACAGGAGCTAATCCAGCTAGTAGAGCTACGCCCTCTGCGTCTCCACGCCCCTAGTGCTTATCTAGCGGTCATGGGCGCGATCGCTCAGGCAATAGCTTGTAAAATCGGGAAATGATGAATCCTGATCCTGAAGTTCGCCGTCTATTAGATATCATGCCTGCCTCCGGTCGCATGCTTTGCCGCATCGTGGACAAACCGGAGCAATCGCGGGTGATTAACTACTCTTATCCGGTGCCTTGGTCGCCTAATCGTCCAGTCTTCATCAACTTTGACCTGTGGAGTCAATTGTCCCGACCCCAGCGCGATCTAGCATTGTTGCGAGCGGTTAGCTGGTTAATAGGCATTAAGTGGTTTAAACCAGACCTCTATCGCGGCTTGATATCGATTGGCCTAGTCGGTGCGGGTGTAGAGGCGTTACAGGGAGATGCGATCGGAGTTTTGATGGCAGGCAGTCTGGCTGCGATCGCGGGTACTCAAATCTGGCGCTCGACCCAAAGCTCTCAGCGAGAACTAGAAACCGATGAAGCGGCGGTTCGGGTGGCTTTGCGGCGAGGTTACACAGAAGCAGAAGCCGCTCGTCACTTGTTGGAAGCGATTGAAGCGGTGGCTCAAATTGAGGGCCGACTTCAGTTGAGTTTTACAGAACTAGTTCGTTGCCAGAATTTGCGGGCGATCGCTGGGTTATCTCCAGTTGGGACACCAGAAACCTTAAGGCAAGAATAGCTTTACCTATAGCTACTTCAGGCAATGGTAGAGCTGATAGCTGTAGCCATTGACGCCTGAATCAAGCTTTGGATCAGCCGCACAGCCTTTGGCTTGAAGGGAAGCGCTTAATGTTGATTCTGGATTCGTGTAGAAATTAACCAGCCACAAATCGAATGGTCTGGGGAGAGTAGCCAAGTTTTGCTGGAGAACTTGAGCTGATTGTTCGCAGGTAGTTTGTTTAGGATTGCAAGTCTGGTGCGCCAGCAAGAACTGAGGGGAGCCATTGGCTAAAGTGGTCGATCCGCCAGCGTGCCAAAATTCCCAAGCTAGTCCCATTAACTCTCCAGTTTGCACCAGGGTATTGTGCGTCGTGGCGATCAGCGTCGGCACCTGTGAGGTTGCTTGAATCACGGGTGCTAACAGATCGGGGCGATAGTACTTGCGATAGCCCAAGTTATTAGTCACGGTTAAGCCGCTTAAGACTCCCATCAGCAACACGACCAGAATGGCTGGTTTGCCATATCTTTTGAAGGGTAGCCAGAGGCGCTGCCACTGGGGTGGTGAGAAACTATCTGTAGTTGTAGCACTAGAAGAATCTGAGTTCCAGATGGCTGCTAGACTTACGCCGACCAGAGCCATAACCGCTGGAAAATACATAAAGT
This region of Trichocoleus desertorum NBK24 genomic DNA includes:
- a CDS encoding NupC/NupG family nucleoside CNT transporter; amino-acid sequence: MSYLNLLSFLGIFGLCAVAWLFSENRSLRVFPWRVVVSGILLQLILGALVFLFPPTRAALQGFSNLLDGVFLAADTGANFVFGKNLVPLPDRPADVNLGYIFAFRALPTVIFFSGLMALLYSIGVIQVITNIFAKVFYATMRLSGAEALSGAANIFVGIEAAIVVKPYLPKMTRSELCAILSCCFGTAASSTLAIYVSFLRPVFPNILGHLVSASIIAIPACFVLSKILVPETEVPLTAGGIPMESKATTRREAAVVESDFEDAPKHETVGGEPIERVSPMDAAIVGALDGVKMAVAIAAVLILILGLVSLINQIFRALAAIPGPIGDIFSVITLANIEGALFLPLTFLTGVSLDWNELWASSVIIGRRLLETAIPPYQALATAAALPGAERVISDRAVLIISYALSGFAHLASVGIFVGGTIALIPSRRKDISELGWKALFVGTLATMMIAAVAGVFYQEGNASILGDQPPAQITPAVTPAASPTASPTSPATTVAPGSPAATTAPTIAPATIPPTAPATASPRVQVTPQTTPTATTAPTTAPTAAPIVAPTGANPASRATPSASPRP
- a CDS encoding DUF3318 domain-containing protein, whose product is MMNPDPEVRRLLDIMPASGRMLCRIVDKPEQSRVINYSYPVPWSPNRPVFINFDLWSQLSRPQRDLALLRAVSWLIGIKWFKPDLYRGLISIGLVGAGVEALQGDAIGVLMAGSLAAIAGTQIWRSTQSSQRELETDEAAVRVALRRGYTEAEAARHLLEAIEAVAQIEGRLQLSFTELVRCQNLRAIAGLSPVGTPETLRQE